A part of Haloarchaeobius sp. HME9146 genomic DNA contains:
- a CDS encoding DUF5830 family protein, which yields MDGQDDRIELGVELLSKLEDPELSLADAMDRIEVVTRDPAAVREILDTAVMRGVIEREDGVVQTAGSGFVSQTSDVVTREGDFDCRRCGTGISTGHFIQLEAGELGPFGSSCVRKVTGRE from the coding sequence ATGGACGGACAGGACGACCGTATCGAACTCGGCGTGGAACTCCTCTCGAAGCTCGAGGACCCGGAGCTGTCGCTGGCGGACGCGATGGACCGTATCGAGGTCGTCACCCGTGACCCGGCGGCGGTCCGAGAGATACTCGACACCGCCGTGATGCGCGGCGTCATCGAGCGCGAGGACGGCGTCGTCCAGACGGCGGGCAGTGGCTTCGTCAGCCAGACCAGCGACGTGGTCACCCGGGAGGGGGACTTCGACTGCCGCCGCTGTGGGACCGGTATCTCGACGGGTCACTTCATCCAACTCGAGGCGGGAGAACTGGGACCGTTCGGGTCGTCCTGTGTCCGGAAGGTCACCGGGCGCGAGTGA
- the phoU gene encoding phosphate signaling complex protein PhoU: MARQSYQSKLDSLEDDVLYMGEIVLDRLRDTLVALENKDEETAERIIQTDDEVNQLYLDIEQQCIDLFALQQPVAGDLRFIAASFKIITDLERIGDLATNLAQYTLDADRDVFPEVDIQDIGDLTIAMVEDALDAYDEWDAEACFEIADRDDEVDNRCTQASQVVVRDLVEAEHEADNEEVFNDVSRLLLTVRDLERVGDHAVNIAARALYMIENDDALIE; the protein is encoded by the coding sequence ATGGCACGTCAGAGCTATCAATCGAAACTCGACTCCCTCGAGGACGACGTCCTCTACATGGGGGAGATCGTTCTCGACCGGCTGCGAGACACCCTCGTCGCCCTCGAGAACAAGGACGAAGAGACCGCTGAACGCATCATCCAGACCGACGACGAGGTGAACCAGCTCTACCTGGACATCGAACAGCAGTGTATCGACCTGTTCGCGCTCCAGCAGCCCGTCGCGGGCGACCTCCGGTTCATCGCCGCGTCGTTCAAGATAATCACCGACCTCGAACGCATCGGTGACCTCGCGACCAACCTCGCGCAGTACACGCTCGACGCCGACCGCGACGTGTTCCCCGAGGTCGACATCCAGGACATCGGCGACCTGACCATCGCGATGGTCGAGGACGCACTCGACGCCTACGACGAGTGGGACGCCGAGGCCTGCTTCGAGATCGCCGACCGGGACGACGAGGTCGACAACCGGTGTACGCAGGCGAGCCAGGTCGTCGTCCGGGACCTCGTCGAGGCCGAACACGAGGCCGACAACGAGGAGGTCTTCAACGACGTCTCCCGGCTCCTGCTGACGGTTCGCGACCTCGAACGTGTCGGGGACCACGCGGTCAACATCGCCGCGCGCGCCCTCTACATGATCGAGAACGACGACGCGCTCATCGAGTAA
- a CDS encoding HVO_2523 family zinc finger protein, which translates to MASEGDESSAAESETAVDHGGRPCPMCGEPLYKRHCKYVCEQHGVVYDCSDPFN; encoded by the coding sequence ATGGCCAGCGAGGGCGACGAATCGAGCGCTGCCGAGAGCGAGACCGCGGTCGACCACGGGGGACGACCGTGTCCGATGTGCGGGGAACCGCTCTACAAGCGCCACTGCAAGTACGTCTGTGAACAGCACGGCGTCGTCTACGACTGCTCCGACCCGTTCAACTGA
- the pstC gene encoding phosphate ABC transporter permease subunit PstC has translation MSTDRVTQDITETASDTPEEKVMNAFFFACALLSVITTVSIVLLLASETVKFFDLTAGLVGYEGDVIGIADFFLGTNWAAGFKPYAFGVVPLVFNTLVITIGAAVVAMPLGLATAIYLSEYASKRKRAVLKPALEILAGIPTVVYGFFALVYVTPFLDGLFTFLNNDVPGLSGTVFNFPELGTFNALSASIIVGIMIIPMVSSISEDAMSAVPADLRRAGYGMGATKFDVSVGIVVPAAVSGIASSFILALSRAIGETMIVAIAAGSTPTMPAFGQLSVLGTQIPFPNFGTLAVYFEPVMPMTSAMVNIATGDMPTSGVAYHSLFAVGFTLFAMTLVMNVISDFIASRYREEYE, from the coding sequence ATGAGCACGGACAGGGTGACACAGGACATCACAGAGACAGCCAGCGATACGCCGGAGGAGAAGGTGATGAACGCCTTCTTCTTCGCGTGTGCGTTGCTCTCCGTGATAACGACCGTAAGTATCGTTCTCCTGCTGGCGTCGGAGACGGTGAAGTTCTTCGACCTGACGGCAGGACTCGTCGGATACGAGGGAGATGTCATCGGCATCGCCGACTTCTTCCTCGGAACCAACTGGGCAGCAGGATTCAAACCGTACGCGTTCGGTGTGGTCCCGCTGGTGTTCAACACGCTCGTCATCACCATCGGGGCGGCCGTCGTCGCGATGCCACTCGGGCTCGCGACCGCCATCTACCTGAGCGAGTACGCGAGCAAGCGAAAGCGCGCCGTGTTGAAGCCCGCACTGGAGATTCTCGCCGGGATTCCAACCGTCGTCTACGGGTTCTTCGCGCTCGTGTACGTGACGCCGTTCCTCGACGGGCTATTCACGTTCCTGAACAACGACGTGCCGGGGCTCTCGGGGACCGTCTTCAACTTCCCCGAACTCGGGACGTTCAACGCCCTCTCGGCCAGCATCATCGTCGGCATCATGATCATCCCGATGGTCTCCTCCATCAGTGAGGACGCGATGAGCGCGGTCCCGGCGGACCTGCGCCGTGCAGGGTACGGGATGGGCGCGACCAAGTTCGACGTCTCCGTCGGCATCGTCGTTCCCGCGGCCGTCTCCGGCATCGCGTCGTCGTTCATCCTCGCGCTCTCGCGCGCCATCGGTGAGACGATGATCGTCGCCATCGCCGCGGGGTCGACCCCGACCATGCCCGCCTTCGGGCAGCTCTCGGTCCTGGGAACCCAGATCCCGTTCCCGAACTTCGGGACCCTCGCCGTCTACTTCGAGCCGGTGATGCCCATGACCTCCGCGATGGTCAACATCGCGACCGGCGACATGCCGACGAGCGGGGTCGCCTACCACAGCCTCTTCGCCGTCGGGTTCACCCTGTTCGCGATGACGCTCGTCATGAACGTCATCAGTGACTTCATCGCCAGCCGCTACCGGGAGGAGTACGAATAA
- the phoU gene encoding phosphate signaling complex protein PhoU has protein sequence MPRESFQQKLDSLETDVVYMSDIVVDRLRTALSAMEAGDESVAWQVVNGDGEVNQLYLDIEQQCIDVLALQQPVASDLRFVAASFKILTDLERIGDLATNLAQYTINAERDAYPEVDVQAIGTETIKMVEWAMEAYAERDVEACYDLAAYDDEVDAKCEHASQVVVRDLLESEAGDETDVDAALDAVSRLLLTVRDLERVGDHAVNIAARTLYMVENDDELIY, from the coding sequence ATGCCCCGCGAGAGCTTCCAGCAGAAACTCGATTCGCTGGAGACGGACGTCGTGTACATGAGTGACATCGTGGTCGACCGGCTCAGAACGGCCCTCTCGGCGATGGAGGCGGGGGACGAATCGGTCGCCTGGCAGGTCGTCAACGGCGACGGCGAGGTGAACCAGCTCTACCTGGACATCGAACAGCAGTGCATCGACGTGCTCGCCCTCCAGCAGCCCGTCGCGAGCGACCTCCGGTTCGTCGCCGCCTCGTTCAAGATACTCACCGACCTCGAACGCATCGGCGACCTCGCGACCAACCTCGCGCAGTACACCATCAACGCGGAGAGGGACGCCTACCCGGAGGTCGACGTGCAAGCGATCGGCACCGAGACGATCAAGATGGTCGAGTGGGCGATGGAGGCCTACGCCGAGCGCGACGTCGAGGCCTGTTACGACCTCGCGGCGTACGACGACGAGGTAGACGCGAAGTGCGAGCACGCGAGCCAGGTCGTCGTCAGGGACCTGCTCGAATCGGAGGCCGGCGACGAGACGGACGTAGATGCAGCACTCGATGCCGTCTCCCGGTTACTCCTCACCGTCCGCGACCTCGAACGCGTCGGGGACCACGCGGTCAACATCGCCGCGCGCACCCTCTACATGGTCGAGAACGACGACGAACTCATCTACTGA
- the pstA gene encoding phosphate ABC transporter permease PstA codes for MATERKHIESFGEVSRTVGTVFRYLLLAATLTGIVALGALLLYVGIQAIQPFTADPAWYVFVAATFVVPTLGSAGWVWFRHNDAVGTGLAALGIPFGGLFLGAAIVMLFLDVFEPEVWLGYWAALALAGGALVLYRRQRRAGFLEETVVTLVAFAIFAVVVPRAVAAFPFYLLPWSIMWVTFTLPMAAGVAWFVGGQLEDQRTGRIAGGAAAALGLLAAFVGPYLWFFPMPSVVLATFVVIPTAAYAAVVVQNRPTQVPGLVFAAAFIGGVLAIRYLAPVLGLAGPDSWVDWQFLISNHSNTAADAGLYPAIIGSVLLMLVVTLLSFPVGVGAAVYLEEYAPNNRLTHLIQVNISNLAGVPSVVYGLLGYGVFINTLALPVGSVLVGGMTLALLILPIVIISAQEAIRSVPDSTRQASFGLGGTKWQTVRRVVLPRAMPGIFTGTILALGRAIGETAPLIFIGYSMVAPVPGGFTSKGSAMPMQLYSWATQFASEEFYTTALAAGVVVSLVVLLTMNGIAIVLRNRYQREA; via the coding sequence ATGGCAACCGAACGAAAACACATCGAGAGCTTCGGCGAGGTCAGCCGCACCGTCGGGACCGTCTTCCGGTACCTGCTGCTGGCCGCGACGCTCACCGGTATCGTCGCACTGGGTGCATTGTTGCTGTACGTCGGCATCCAGGCGATCCAGCCGTTCACCGCCGACCCCGCGTGGTACGTGTTCGTCGCGGCGACGTTCGTCGTGCCGACGCTCGGGTCCGCAGGATGGGTCTGGTTCAGGCACAACGACGCGGTCGGCACCGGCCTCGCGGCCCTCGGCATCCCGTTCGGTGGGTTGTTCCTCGGGGCAGCTATCGTCATGCTGTTCCTCGACGTGTTCGAACCCGAGGTCTGGCTCGGCTACTGGGCCGCACTCGCCCTCGCGGGCGGCGCGCTCGTACTGTACCGTCGCCAGCGCCGGGCCGGCTTCCTCGAGGAGACCGTCGTCACCCTCGTCGCGTTCGCCATCTTCGCCGTCGTCGTCCCCCGGGCCGTCGCGGCGTTCCCGTTCTACCTGCTCCCGTGGTCCATCATGTGGGTCACGTTCACGCTACCGATGGCTGCCGGGGTCGCCTGGTTCGTCGGTGGCCAGCTGGAGGACCAGCGCACCGGCCGCATCGCGGGTGGCGCGGCCGCCGCACTCGGGCTGCTGGCCGCGTTCGTCGGCCCGTACCTGTGGTTCTTCCCGATGCCGAGCGTCGTGCTCGCGACGTTCGTCGTCATCCCGACCGCGGCCTACGCCGCCGTCGTCGTCCAGAACCGGCCGACCCAGGTTCCCGGCCTCGTCTTCGCCGCGGCGTTCATCGGTGGCGTGCTCGCCATCCGGTACCTCGCCCCCGTGCTCGGCCTCGCCGGACCCGATTCCTGGGTCGACTGGCAGTTCCTGATCAGCAACCACTCCAACACGGCGGCCGACGCCGGCCTCTACCCGGCCATCATCGGCTCCGTGTTGCTGATGCTGGTCGTCACGCTGCTGTCGTTCCCGGTCGGCGTCGGTGCCGCGGTCTACCTCGAAGAGTACGCTCCGAACAACCGCCTGACCCATCTCATCCAGGTCAACATCTCCAACCTGGCAGGCGTCCCCTCCGTCGTCTACGGCCTCCTCGGCTACGGTGTGTTCATCAACACGCTCGCGCTTCCCGTCGGTTCGGTCCTCGTCGGGGGGATGACGCTCGCACTGCTCATCCTCCCCATCGTCATCATCTCCGCACAGGAAGCCATCCGCTCGGTTCCGGACTCCACGCGCCAGGCCTCCTTCGGGCTCGGCGGCACGAAGTGGCAGACCGTCCGGCGGGTCGTCCTCCCCCGCGCCATGCCCGGCATCTTCACCGGGACCATCCTCGCACTCGGCCGCGCCATCGGTGAGACCGCCCCTCTCATCTTCATCGGTTACTCGATGGTCGCACCGGTGCCCGGCGGCTTCACCTCCAAGGGGAGCGCCATGCCCATGCAGCTGTACTCGTGGGCGACCCAGTTCGCCAGCGAGGAGTTCTACACGACGGCGCTCGCCGCGGGCGTCGTGGTGTCGCTCGTGGTGCTCCTGACGATGAACGGTATCGCAATCGTACTGCGCAACAGGTATCAGCGAGAGGCGTGA
- a CDS encoding PstS family phosphate ABC transporter substrate-binding protein, with product MTEKSDTRFEDVSRRKFMTTAGAVGLAGLAGCQQRTSGGEGENTEDGDSLSGNIDIYGSSTVFPLATAIKEGFEEEHPEVKISISSTGSGGGFSNYFCKGDSDFNNASRPIKETEQQECSDNDVDWVELQVAIDALTVVVNKEADWVDCITVDELKQIWEPDGAQKWSDIRSEWPDKELELYGPTSASGTFDYFTEAVIGEEDSHRQDYSATEQDRQIITGVKGSSGAMGYLGFAYYSENKDEIKALAIDDGDGTCVKPSLENAKAGEYTPLSRPLFTYPRVQSLEEKEQVRAFAEYFVEQSGKRELVADKVGYVPNDEETLQAQMDKLSEYLE from the coding sequence ATGACGGAGAAAAGCGACACACGGTTCGAGGACGTCTCCAGACGGAAGTTCATGACAACTGCCGGTGCTGTGGGACTCGCCGGTCTCGCTGGTTGCCAGCAGCGGACGAGTGGTGGCGAGGGCGAGAACACCGAGGACGGCGACTCCCTCTCGGGCAACATCGACATCTACGGGAGCTCGACCGTCTTCCCGCTCGCGACGGCCATCAAGGAGGGCTTCGAGGAAGAGCACCCCGAAGTGAAGATCTCGATCAGTTCGACCGGCTCCGGTGGCGGCTTCTCCAACTACTTCTGCAAGGGCGACTCCGACTTCAACAACGCGTCCCGCCCCATCAAGGAGACCGAGCAACAGGAGTGCTCTGACAACGACGTGGACTGGGTCGAACTCCAGGTCGCTATCGACGCACTCACCGTCGTCGTGAACAAGGAGGCCGACTGGGTCGACTGCATCACCGTCGACGAACTCAAGCAGATCTGGGAGCCCGACGGCGCCCAGAAGTGGAGCGACATCCGCTCGGAGTGGCCCGACAAGGAGCTCGAACTGTACGGCCCGACCTCCGCGTCCGGCACCTTCGACTACTTCACCGAGGCCGTCATCGGTGAGGAGGACAGCCACCGTCAGGACTACTCCGCGACCGAGCAGGACCGCCAGATCATCACCGGCGTCAAGGGTTCCTCCGGTGCGATGGGCTACCTCGGCTTCGCGTACTACAGCGAGAACAAGGACGAAATCAAGGCGCTCGCCATCGACGACGGTGACGGCACGTGTGTCAAGCCCTCGCTCGAGAACGCGAAGGCCGGCGAGTACACGCCGCTCTCGCGCCCGCTGTTCACGTACCCGCGCGTCCAGTCGCTCGAGGAGAAAGAGCAGGTCCGCGCGTTCGCCGAGTACTTCGTCGAGCAGTCCGGCAAGCGCGAACTCGTCGCCGACAAGGTCGGCTACGTCCCCAACGACGAGGAGACGCTGCAGGCGCAGATGGACAAGCTCTCCGAGTACCTCGAGTAG
- a CDS encoding FaeA/PapI family transcriptional regulator, giving the protein MGVNDTRSVGRDGAAVPAVLVLEQLAVGEPGTTAELAEAVGISEEEARSLCSDLVERGDLRRKELRSRETSLTVWYRPAEGEETSPEARAERVIASLSVPGASEMMRDWRRDAVRASYEFLCEEGETTTTELVSSVYPAHSAGYTDEEKWWAMVDERLACLPGVSRTTDDAATVWRFDAQ; this is encoded by the coding sequence ATGGGCGTGAATGACACTCGTTCGGTCGGACGTGACGGGGCGGCGGTCCCGGCGGTACTCGTCCTCGAACAGTTGGCGGTCGGGGAACCGGGGACGACGGCTGAACTCGCCGAGGCGGTCGGCATCAGCGAGGAGGAGGCCCGCTCGCTCTGTTCGGACCTCGTCGAGCGCGGGGACCTGCGCCGAAAGGAACTCCGGTCGCGGGAGACGAGCCTCACGGTCTGGTACCGGCCTGCCGAGGGGGAGGAGACCTCACCCGAGGCACGGGCAGAGCGGGTCATCGCGTCGCTGTCGGTCCCCGGCGCGAGCGAGATGATGCGGGACTGGCGACGCGATGCGGTCCGTGCGTCCTACGAGTTCCTCTGCGAAGAGGGAGAGACGACCACGACAGAACTCGTCTCGTCGGTCTATCCTGCGCACTCTGCGGGGTACACCGACGAGGAGAAGTGGTGGGCGATGGTCGACGAGCGACTCGCGTGCCTGCCAGGGGTATCTCGAACGACCGACGACGCAGCGACGGTCTGGCGGTTCGACGCTCAGTAG
- a CDS encoding TVP38/TMEM64 family protein, producing MRADLTPRSLVGGALLVLVVVASLLTSPDAVLVHVEGLAADPLWFGLALVALYSLRPLVAWPTTLVAVVVGYGYGVALGVPIGLAGAVFTSMPPFFAAKWVDDGGSLPVLDQLSAVGRFRSSAERYFDTAGGFRGVTAARLAPIPADAVTCTASVSGVSLRTFVAGTLVGELPWTVAAVVVGSSANTLTTHGLGALGLPLAVAMVVSATVLLAGPAYETFAHSSE from the coding sequence ATGCGAGCCGACCTGACACCGCGTTCCCTCGTCGGGGGTGCCCTCCTCGTCCTCGTGGTGGTCGCGAGCCTGCTCACCTCGCCAGACGCGGTGCTCGTCCACGTCGAGGGACTCGCCGCGGACCCACTGTGGTTCGGGCTGGCGCTCGTCGCCCTCTACTCCTTGCGACCCTTGGTCGCGTGGCCGACCACGCTCGTCGCGGTCGTCGTCGGCTACGGCTACGGCGTCGCACTGGGCGTCCCCATCGGGCTCGCGGGTGCCGTGTTCACGTCGATGCCGCCCTTCTTCGCCGCGAAGTGGGTCGACGACGGTGGCTCTCTCCCCGTGCTCGACCAGCTCTCGGCAGTCGGTCGGTTCCGGTCGTCCGCAGAACGCTACTTCGACACCGCAGGTGGGTTCCGTGGGGTCACCGCGGCGCGTCTGGCCCCTATCCCGGCCGATGCGGTCACCTGTACGGCCTCGGTCAGTGGTGTCTCACTTCGAACGTTCGTCGCGGGCACGCTCGTCGGCGAACTCCCGTGGACCGTCGCGGCCGTGGTCGTCGGGAGTTCCGCGAACACGCTCACGACGCACGGGCTGGGCGCGCTCGGGCTCCCGCTCGCGGTCGCGATGGTCGTCTCGGCGACGGTCCTCCTGGCCGGCCCGGCGTACGAGACGTTCGCTCACTCGTCGGAGTAG
- a CDS encoding 30S ribosomal protein S8e, with translation MQDQGRSTRKRTGGRLRPIRNRKKHQLGRLPTETQVGEQRFRVIETRGNTTKTRALATDVANVNKGGETVHATIEDVVENDANPNYVRRNIITKGAVIETDAGTARVTSRPGQNGQVNAVIVDDE, from the coding sequence ATGCAAGACCAGGGACGCTCCACGCGCAAGCGTACTGGCGGACGACTCCGCCCGATCCGTAACCGAAAGAAGCACCAGCTCGGCCGTCTCCCGACGGAGACGCAGGTCGGCGAACAGCGCTTCCGCGTCATCGAGACGCGCGGGAACACGACGAAGACCCGTGCCCTCGCGACCGACGTCGCGAACGTGAACAAGGGCGGCGAGACCGTCCACGCCACCATCGAGGACGTCGTCGAGAACGACGCCAACCCGAACTACGTGCGCCGGAACATCATCACGAAGGGCGCCGTCATCGAGACCGACGCCGGCACGGCCCGCGTCACCTCCCGCCCCGGCCAGAACGGGCAGGTCAACGCGGTCATCGTCGACGACGAGTAA
- a CDS encoding DUF2240 family protein translates to MSLRVAVAAPFRQRGKRELEQNEFVVALSLDRDWFSPDQAKRLVDVATGEGLLEQVDGNLRCTFDPNEVEIPEEFVPGDDVLTERSAFEQVLDDLVAAGHEKHEAVGAINQLQQELDVTIAAAALVYARQQGLDVSEARTKARQELTEA, encoded by the coding sequence ATGAGTCTACGTGTGGCCGTCGCCGCGCCGTTCCGCCAGCGCGGGAAGCGCGAACTCGAGCAGAACGAGTTCGTCGTCGCGCTCTCGCTCGACCGCGACTGGTTCTCGCCGGACCAGGCCAAGCGGCTGGTGGATGTGGCGACGGGTGAAGGGTTGCTCGAACAGGTCGACGGGAACCTCCGGTGTACGTTCGACCCGAACGAGGTCGAGATACCCGAGGAGTTCGTCCCCGGTGACGACGTGCTCACCGAGCGCTCGGCGTTCGAACAGGTACTCGACGACCTCGTCGCCGCGGGCCACGAGAAACACGAGGCGGTCGGAGCCATCAACCAGCTCCAGCAGGAGCTCGACGTGACCATCGCGGCCGCCGCGCTGGTGTACGCGCGCCAGCAGGGCCTCGACGTCTCCGAGGCACGGACGAAGGCGCGACAGGAACTCACGGAGGCCTGA
- the pstB gene encoding phosphate ABC transporter ATP-binding protein PstB, with protein MSNEQAESTSTTDPVSDDDGSVLQTDVTAGLDDEDDTDAGGVEQTIVEARNVDVWYNDDQALQDISLQVPENKVTAMIGPSGCGKSTFLRCINRMNDLIEAARVEGELYLGDKNVYDDDVDPVALRRRVGMVFQKPNPFPKSIYDNVAYGLEIQNKEGDYDEIVEESLKRAALWDEVKDRLDESGLELSGGQQQRLCIARAIAPDPEVLLMDEPASALDPVATSQIEDLIDELAEDYTVIIVTHNMQQAARISDKTAVFLTGGELVEFGDTKQIFENPENQRVEDYITGKFG; from the coding sequence ATGAGCAACGAACAGGCTGAATCGACATCGACCACCGACCCCGTCAGCGACGACGACGGTTCGGTTCTCCAGACCGACGTGACCGCAGGACTCGACGACGAGGACGACACCGACGCCGGTGGCGTCGAGCAGACCATCGTCGAGGCACGGAACGTCGACGTCTGGTACAACGATGACCAGGCACTCCAGGACATCTCGCTGCAGGTGCCGGAGAACAAGGTCACCGCGATGATCGGCCCCTCGGGCTGTGGCAAGTCGACGTTCCTGCGCTGCATCAACCGCATGAACGACCTCATCGAAGCCGCCCGCGTCGAGGGCGAGCTCTACCTCGGTGACAAGAACGTCTACGACGACGACGTCGACCCGGTCGCACTCCGCCGCCGTGTCGGGATGGTGTTCCAGAAGCCGAACCCGTTCCCCAAGAGCATCTACGACAACGTCGCCTACGGCCTCGAGATACAGAACAAGGAGGGCGACTACGACGAGATCGTCGAGGAGTCGCTCAAGCGGGCCGCGCTGTGGGACGAGGTCAAGGACCGGCTCGACGAGTCCGGCCTCGAACTCTCCGGTGGCCAGCAACAGCGGCTCTGCATCGCACGGGCCATCGCGCCCGACCCGGAGGTCCTGCTGATGGACGAGCCGGCGTCGGCACTCGACCCCGTCGCGACCTCCCAGATCGAGGACCTCATCGACGAGCTCGCCGAGGACTACACCGTCATCATCGTCACGCACAACATGCAGCAGGCGGCCCGTATCTCCGACAAGACGGCCGTCTTCCTCACCGGTGGCGAACTCGTCGAGTTCGGTGACACCAAACAGATCTTCGAGAACCCCGAGAACCAGCGGGTCGAGGATTACATCACCGGCAAGTTCGGGTAA
- a CDS encoding response regulator transcription factor: protein MQEPTILVVDDEQSLADLYATWVGDEYETRTAYDGRSAIERIDHSVDIVLLDRHMPDLSGDEVLERIRADGYDCWVVMVTAVDPGLDIIEMDIHDYLTKPVSQSQLTRLIESLRVKNRFDGDRRKHEEITNKMETLDDELDFDDLSNTDEYQQLEDQLKDIGDELAAEAEAAEEKLSELYSDE from the coding sequence ATGCAGGAACCGACGATACTCGTAGTCGACGACGAGCAGAGCCTCGCCGACCTCTACGCGACCTGGGTCGGCGACGAGTACGAGACACGGACCGCCTACGACGGCCGGTCCGCGATAGAACGCATCGACCACTCGGTCGACATCGTCCTACTCGACCGGCACATGCCCGACCTCTCGGGCGACGAGGTCCTCGAACGCATCAGAGCCGACGGCTACGACTGCTGGGTCGTCATGGTGACCGCGGTCGACCCCGGCCTCGACATCATCGAGATGGACATCCACGACTACCTCACGAAGCCCGTCTCCCAGAGCCAGCTCACGCGCCTCATCGAGTCCCTGCGGGTCAAGAACCGGTTCGACGGTGACCGCCGCAAGCACGAGGAGATAACGAACAAGATGGAGACGCTCGACGACGAACTCGACTTCGACGACCTCTCGAACACCGACGAGTACCAGCAACTCGAAGACCAGCTGAAAGACATCGGTGACGAACTCGCCGCCGAGGCCGAAGCGGCCGAGGAGAAGCTGTCCGAACTCTACTCCGACGAGTGA
- a CDS encoding PhoU domain-containing protein — METRKVQVTGGSTFTVSLPKSWATDNGVSAGTTVEFYPEENSLLLTPKSETKRTEGTLDVSDLDGQRLTRAVMTMYVSGFDIISLEASRITTDQRRAIRSATQSLVGVEVLEETSDSVVIQDLLDSSELSIHNAVTRMRLIAQSMLSDAVTALLENDEDMARDVRERDDDVDRLWYVVSRIFRATLRSPRAAEELGVPREVCFDYHSSARQLERIGDHAAKIANIAVELDEIDDDVAEALQELHDDSAEVLEKAMDALFADDPEEATQLANTARESVRQIDEHTRTIDELLREREPQAAQALGLVVDSLSRSADYAGNIAETALQKAAPSP; from the coding sequence ATGGAAACGCGCAAGGTGCAAGTGACGGGTGGGTCCACCTTCACCGTCTCGCTGCCGAAGTCGTGGGCGACGGACAACGGCGTCTCCGCCGGGACGACCGTCGAGTTCTATCCCGAAGAGAACTCGCTGTTGCTCACACCGAAGAGCGAGACGAAACGGACCGAGGGCACACTCGACGTGTCCGACCTCGATGGGCAGCGTCTCACGCGCGCGGTCATGACCATGTACGTCTCCGGGTTCGACATCATCTCGCTGGAGGCGAGCCGCATCACGACCGACCAGCGCCGCGCCATCCGGTCGGCGACCCAGAGCCTCGTCGGTGTGGAGGTCTTAGAGGAGACGAGCGACAGCGTCGTCATCCAGGACCTGCTGGACTCCTCCGAGCTCAGCATCCACAACGCCGTCACGCGCATGCGCCTCATCGCGCAGTCGATGCTCTCGGACGCCGTCACGGCACTGCTGGAGAACGACGAGGACATGGCCCGCGACGTGCGCGAACGCGACGACGACGTCGACCGTCTCTGGTACGTCGTCTCCCGTATCTTCCGGGCGACGCTGCGCTCGCCCCGCGCCGCCGAGGAACTCGGTGTCCCCCGGGAGGTCTGTTTCGACTACCACTCCAGCGCCCGCCAGCTCGAACGCATCGGCGACCACGCCGCGAAGATCGCCAACATCGCCGTCGAACTCGACGAGATAGACGACGACGTGGCCGAGGCGCTCCAGGAGCTCCACGACGACTCGGCCGAGGTGCTGGAGAAGGCGATGGACGCGCTGTTCGCGGACGACCCGGAGGAGGCGACACAGCTCGCAAACACCGCCCGCGAGTCGGTTCGCCAGATCGACGAGCACACCCGCACCATCGACGAACTCCTGCGCGAGCGCGAACCGCAGGCTGCCCAGGCCCTCGGGCTGGTCGTCGACTCGCTCTCGCGGAGCGCGGACTACGCCGGCAACATCGCCGAGACGGCACTGCAGAAGGCGGCCCCGAGCCCGTAA